From the Burkholderia mayonis genome, one window contains:
- a CDS encoding autoinducer binding domain-containing protein → MTIADSAPRIEWFSHAEFVMPRSECAPRDAHPSVSSFAASHDWPRRAAFDVADCDARLRAAGFTTLCYGAFELIGQQMLAAYLLRDFAPVSFMRAYVEGRLFEADPRFAGWRQGVSPIAWRIDELDAHARRTGERRMLALVNSLRAHAMHSGVIFCWPAPHLDLRVAVSLASEAHDAWLDDRVIGCALALSLDVHRAAQPHLDARVGGARAFVLGDDEAAVLERLVHGLSDQEIANALSTSLHRVGAQIRTLEKRFNARNRAQLAYLAARRLRG, encoded by the coding sequence ATGACAATTGCTGACAGCGCGCCGCGCATCGAATGGTTCTCGCATGCCGAGTTCGTCATGCCGCGCAGCGAATGTGCGCCGCGCGATGCACATCCTTCCGTATCGTCGTTCGCCGCGTCGCACGATTGGCCACGTCGCGCGGCGTTCGACGTCGCGGACTGCGACGCGCGCCTGCGCGCGGCCGGCTTCACGACGCTCTGCTACGGGGCATTCGAGCTGATCGGTCAACAGATGCTCGCCGCGTATCTGTTGCGCGATTTCGCGCCTGTATCGTTCATGCGCGCGTACGTCGAAGGTCGATTGTTCGAAGCCGATCCGCGTTTCGCCGGATGGCGCCAGGGGGTGTCGCCGATCGCGTGGCGGATCGACGAGCTCGACGCGCATGCGCGCCGCACCGGCGAGCGGCGCATGCTCGCGCTCGTGAATTCGTTGCGTGCGCATGCAATGCACAGCGGCGTGATCTTCTGCTGGCCAGCGCCGCATCTCGATTTGCGCGTCGCCGTGAGCCTCGCGTCGGAGGCGCACGACGCATGGCTCGACGATCGCGTGATCGGCTGCGCGCTCGCACTCAGCCTCGACGTGCATCGCGCCGCGCAGCCGCACCTCGACGCGCGTGTCGGCGGCGCACGCGCGTTCGTGCTTGGGGACGACGAAGCGGCGGTGCTCGAGCGGCTCGTGCATGGCCTGTCCGATCAGGAAATCGCGAACGCGCTCAGCACGTCGTTGCATCGCGTCGGCGCGCAGATCCGCACGCTCGAAAAACGCTTCAACGCGCGCAATCGCGCTCAACTCGCCTATCTCGCAGCGCGACGTTTGCGCGGATGA